The proteins below are encoded in one region of Euryarchaeota archaeon:
- a CDS encoding OB-fold domain-containing protein has protein sequence MAGVASFGIAYPSFEVHVDEKRRGKTRRSALRRLVTAFDEDENTLAVDAVRAVLAHTRLSPREMACVFVASTARKPRPSAFGEAFSETTVLDVLELTGVPVVRFPDTPIGAAKTLLAAATRSGDEDRPMLVLATHDASRSLSGGALAAAAIVTRTGTCDLSLPTGFKGRSVSRALGVVDMGAAGFIAELMDAVAAVRSDRFTLAPSGSKRPVLGVGRAADVPGAFRFEPKTTPIPQESFDRLRAIGVETGHIHDKPMGAFVSQATWLAGSRARYHLEGAVCGSCKAVNFPPNETCNECGAGQMVTLRLSGRGTTYSLTRIGRGGAPAEFAMQEALSGPYWVAIVELDEGPKVVSQLACGFGGEPTVGTRVQAAFRRIYKQDGSSRYGLKFVPSVP, from the coding sequence ATGGCGGGGGTCGCGTCGTTCGGCATCGCGTATCCTTCCTTCGAGGTACACGTAGATGAGAAGAGGCGCGGCAAGACGCGACGGTCCGCCTTGCGGCGGCTCGTGACCGCGTTCGACGAAGACGAGAACACGCTCGCCGTCGACGCGGTCCGCGCGGTGCTGGCCCACACGCGGCTCTCACCGCGCGAAATGGCCTGCGTGTTCGTGGCATCGACCGCTCGCAAGCCGCGCCCGAGCGCCTTCGGCGAAGCGTTCTCGGAGACCACCGTCCTCGATGTCCTCGAACTCACCGGCGTTCCCGTCGTGAGGTTTCCGGACACGCCAATCGGCGCGGCCAAGACGCTGCTTGCGGCGGCGACTCGATCTGGGGACGAAGACAGACCGATGCTCGTCTTGGCGACCCATGACGCGTCTCGATCGCTTTCCGGCGGCGCTTTGGCGGCCGCGGCCATAGTCACACGGACGGGAACCTGCGATCTTTCCCTGCCGACCGGTTTCAAGGGGAGATCGGTCTCTCGCGCACTCGGCGTGGTCGACATGGGGGCAGCGGGCTTCATCGCCGAACTCATGGATGCTGTCGCCGCGGTCCGAAGCGATCGGTTCACGCTCGCCCCTTCAGGCTCTAAGCGTCCCGTCTTGGGGGTCGGACGGGCCGCAGATGTGCCGGGTGCTTTCCGCTTCGAGCCCAAGACGACGCCGATCCCGCAGGAGTCCTTCGACCGGTTGCGGGCAATAGGTGTGGAGACCGGGCACATCCACGACAAACCCATGGGGGCTTTCGTGTCTCAGGCCACGTGGCTTGCCGGCTCCCGGGCCCGCTACCATTTGGAAGGCGCGGTGTGCGGTTCATGCAAGGCCGTGAACTTCCCGCCCAACGAGACTTGCAACGAGTGCGGCGCCGGACAGATGGTGACGCTTCGCCTTTCGGGGCGCGGCACGACATACTCGCTCACGAGGATCGGCCGGGGCGGGGCGCCCGCCGAGTTCGCGATGCAGGAGGCGCTTTCCGGGCCGTATTGGGTGGCGATCGTGGAACTCGACGAAGGGCCGAAGGTCGTTTCACAACTTGCCTGCGGGTTTGGCGGCGAGCCCACGGTGGGGACAAGAGTCCAGGCGGCTTTCAGGCGCATCTACAAGCAGGACGGGTCTTCGCGATATGGCCTCAAGTTCGTGCCAAGCGTGCCTTGA
- the aspS gene encoding aspartate--tRNA(Asn) ligase, which translates to MIDLSKRRYSLAISPADDGKEAVVAGWIHESRDLGGIAFIILRDREGTLQVVLPKKKIEKQLLDQLLGINRESVIAIRGSVKASPQARNGYEIFPLEVEVLSRAAAPLPLPVADKVHAEIDTRLDNRYMDLRKPEVAAIFHVRSAMLRSAHAFFAERGFTEIHTPKMISAASEGGTDLFPVAYFEKQAFLAQSPQLYKQMMMATGLDRVYEIAWYFRAEEHNTRRHLNESTAIDVEMAYVSSEEDVMGLLERLIQRIWTDITKNETAALAAVGAKPVVPTLPFPRVTYDEAIRLVNEAGLKLEWGEDLGTEGEKKLGDLMLAKGHEFYFIKHYPAAAKPFYAYVEDGSQLSRSFDLDHKGLEVTSGAQRQHDSDKLVKRLEEKGLNPKDFEAYLSAFRYGMPPHGGFGLGIERLVMELLGVENVREAILFPRDRQRLTP; encoded by the coding sequence ATGATCGACCTTTCGAAGCGCCGCTACTCGCTCGCGATAAGTCCCGCCGACGACGGCAAGGAGGCCGTGGTCGCCGGTTGGATCCACGAGTCGCGCGACCTCGGCGGCATCGCGTTCATCATCCTGCGCGACCGGGAGGGGACGCTCCAGGTCGTGCTTCCGAAGAAAAAGATCGAGAAGCAGCTGCTCGACCAACTGTTGGGCATCAACCGCGAATCGGTGATCGCGATCCGCGGGAGCGTGAAAGCCTCGCCTCAAGCGCGTAACGGTTATGAGATATTCCCGCTCGAAGTAGAGGTGCTTTCCCGGGCGGCGGCCCCACTGCCTCTTCCCGTGGCGGACAAGGTGCATGCCGAGATCGACACGCGTCTCGACAACCGGTACATGGACCTCAGAAAGCCCGAGGTCGCGGCGATCTTCCACGTTCGTAGCGCGATGCTCCGGTCGGCCCATGCGTTCTTCGCCGAACGCGGTTTCACGGAGATCCATACGCCGAAGATGATCTCCGCCGCTTCCGAGGGCGGGACCGATCTTTTCCCCGTCGCCTATTTCGAGAAACAGGCGTTCCTTGCCCAATCGCCGCAACTCTACAAGCAGATGATGATGGCGACGGGCCTCGACCGGGTCTACGAGATCGCGTGGTACTTCCGCGCGGAGGAGCACAACACGCGTCGCCACCTCAACGAATCGACCGCCATCGACGTGGAGATGGCCTACGTCTCTAGCGAAGAGGACGTGATGGGCCTTCTGGAACGGCTTATCCAACGGATCTGGACGGACATCACGAAGAACGAGACAGCGGCGCTCGCGGCCGTCGGGGCGAAGCCCGTGGTGCCAACGTTGCCGTTCCCGCGCGTCACCTACGACGAGGCCATTCGACTCGTCAACGAGGCGGGGTTGAAGCTCGAATGGGGCGAGGACCTCGGCACCGAGGGCGAGAAGAAGCTCGGCGATCTCATGCTCGCGAAGGGGCACGAGTTCTACTTCATAAAGCATTACCCGGCAGCGGCGAAACCTTTCTACGCCTACGTGGAGGACGGGTCGCAGCTGTCTCGTTCGTTCGACCTCGACCACAAGGGACTCGAAGTCACGAGTGGGGCCCAACGGCAGCACGATTCCGACAAACTCGTGAAGCGATTGGAGGAGAAGGGCCTGAATCCGAAGGATTTCGAGGCGTACTTGTCCGCATTCCGTTACGGCATGCCGCCGCACGGCGGGTTCGGGTTGGGGATCGAACGTCTGGTGATGGAACTTCTTGGGGTCGAGAACGTGCGGGAAGCGATACTGTTCCCGCGCGACAGGCAGAGATTGACCCCATAA